A genomic region of Dactylococcopsis salina PCC 8305 contains the following coding sequences:
- a CDS encoding energy transducer TonB family protein, translating to MLLGCGSKPEINFEVEVRPIVSIQVNPGGSVTSATIARSSGKSRLDTGTSASTRTTG from the coding sequence GTGCTCTTGGGATGTGGTAGTAAACCAGAAATCAATTTCGAGGTAGAAGTACGCCCGATCGTTAGTATTCAAGTTAATCCAGGTGGTTCTGTCACCAGTGCGACGATCGCTCGATCGAGTGGGAAAAGTCGCCTCGATACAGGAACGTCAGCGTCAACTCGAACAACAGGATGA
- a CDS encoding SPOR domain-containing protein: protein MDSHTQINPKQEKATLHPKLQIALSSFNVNLEEELDRFQSSQKQRKGIVVSQEQSDSPSLTSSPSESSFLTEIEPETKFDEPDSYLASSEELLRTLSQQEENTTPPSRKSTPTKQTSVWSYLFTPLGIAGMLIFILAGTLVSLTLINLGENRLSASSGEVETLPPEPKLESPESSSEETIPNRPNLAADEFVELDQDNLVEAEPATELPPSEKPSCGGNFYCVVVENPNQTEYKKTRQLVADAYLREFPQVGQVLQVGAFDTESRAKTLLQRLEEQGITATIYSP, encoded by the coding sequence ATGGATTCTCATACTCAAATCAATCCGAAGCAAGAAAAGGCGACCTTACATCCCAAATTGCAAATCGCCTTGAGCAGTTTTAATGTTAACCTCGAAGAGGAGTTAGACCGATTTCAGTCCAGTCAAAAACAGCGTAAAGGAATCGTTGTCTCTCAAGAGCAATCGGACTCACCTTCTCTCACTTCTTCCCCTTCTGAATCTTCATTTCTAACGGAAATCGAACCAGAAACTAAGTTTGACGAACCAGACAGCTATTTAGCTTCTTCAGAAGAGTTATTACGAACTTTAAGTCAGCAAGAAGAAAACACCACTCCTCCCTCAAGGAAATCGACTCCCACTAAACAAACCTCGGTGTGGAGTTATTTATTCACTCCTCTCGGTATCGCTGGAATGTTAATTTTTATCCTCGCGGGAACTTTGGTCAGTCTAACTTTAATCAATCTCGGAGAAAATCGTCTCAGCGCTTCTTCTGGTGAGGTGGAAACGTTACCCCCAGAACCGAAATTAGAGTCTCCAGAGTCTTCTTCTGAGGAGACAATCCCTAATCGTCCGAATTTAGCCGCAGATGAGTTTGTAGAACTTGATCAGGACAATCTAGTAGAAGCGGAACCAGCGACAGAACTTCCCCCCTCAGAAAAACCCAGTTGTGGCGGCAATTTTTATTGTGTTGTGGTGGAAAATCCCAACCAAACTGAGTATAAAAAAACTCGTCAACTGGTGGCTGATGCTTACTTGCGAGAATTTCCTCAAGTAGGTCAAGTGTTGCAAGTGGGAGCGTTTGATACTGAATCTCGCGCTAAGACTTTATTACAGAGACTTGAGGAACAAGGGATTACGGCGACGATCTATTCTCCTTAA